The uncultured Flavobacterium sp. DNA window ACACAAATTGAAGTTGGATTAGTTTTAAATTTTGGAGAAACTCCAGATTTTAAACGTTTAGTTTATACGAATAACAGAAAACCAAACCTAAAAAATCTACAATAAGGTATTCAAGAAAGCATAGTGTCAACTTTGTTTTTATGAAGAATAGAATAAAAATACTGTGAAGATCAGTTAAACCTGTGTCATCTGTGGGCAAAATCCCAATTAAAAAAATATAATCTTTTTGTAACGTTTTGATGATTCGATTACTTACGAGTCGTAATTACAATTTAAGATTTCAATTTTCACTTTTAAATCTATAACATGAAAAATATATTTACATCGGCAATAGTAGTAATTGCATTTATTTTTAATGCAGCAACCCAAGCACAATCACAATCTCCAAAACTTGAAAATTCACTTCTTTGGGAAGTGTCAGGAAATGGATTGTCGAAACCTTCTTATTTGTATGGAACCATTCATATGATTTGTTCCGGAGATTATTTTCTTTCGGAAAAAACAAAAAAAGCATTCGATGCTTCGGAGAAGCTAGTTTTGGAAATTAATTTTAATGATCCAAAAGAAATGGCAGAATTGCAGCAATTGGCAATGGGAAAAGAACCACTTAGCAAAAGATTAAGCCCTGAACAATTGGCTAAATTAGATGTAATATTGAAAAAATCTGCCGGATTGACGATACAACAAGTTGATTCTTTTAGTTTAATGACGGTGATGAGTTTGATTTCGATGAAAACCTTTGGTTGTGCCGATTTGAAGTTTTATGAAATGGACTTTAGCGAAAGCGCAAAGAAACGTAAGGAACAAATTGTGGGATTAGAAACTGTAAAATCTCAGTTTAAATCATTAGAAGATGCTTATTCAGATTCAGAAATGATTGCAATGCTGGAAGAATCTGATGCCGAAGAAACCAAACAACTGGTTACAGATTATAAGCAAGAAAATTTAGAAGATTTATATAAAATTACAACCGCTGAAAACATTATGAACGCTAAGGCGAAAAAATATATGTTGGACGAAAGAAATATAAATTGGGTGAAAACTTTACCTGATATGATGAAAAAAGAAAGCTTATTTGTGGCGGTAGGATCTGCACATTTGGCGGGTGATTTAGGAGTGATTAATTTATTGAAAAAAGCAGGATATACGGTAAAACCAGTAATGAACTAGTATTGTTTTGAAAGATAAAGAGCAAGAATTTTTAAATCGGATCGAAAAGCATAAAGGAATCTTGTATAAAGTTTCTAAGATGTACATGGATAATGCTGATGATCAACAAGATTTGTTTCAGGAGATTATCTGTCAGCTCTGGAAATCGTATGATTCTTTTAGAAACGAAAGTCAGTTTTCGACTTGGATGTATCGGGTTGCGGTAAATACGGCGATTGTTTTTTTGAAGAAAGAAAAAAGGAAAGTCGATAAATACGAGATCGCTTCAGAAAATATTAAGGAAGACGAGGGTGATTCGCATGTAAAAGAAAGTCAGATAGATCACTTTTATAAAGCTGTTCAGAAACTCGAAAAGATAGACAAAGCCATTATTTTTTATCAGCTGGAAGGTTTTTCTCATAAGGAAATTGGAGATAATCTTGGGATTTCTGAAGGAAACGCCAGAGTGAAATTAAATAGGGCAAAAGAAAAATTAAAAGAAATTATTAAAAATCAGGGTTATGGATTTTAACGATATACAAAACGCATGGAATAACGAAAAGACTGAAAATGTTGTTCTTCCGAGCAATTTAGAAAAAATACAGTCAGCAAATACACCATTAGATAAGATTAGAAAAAATCTTAGAGGCGAGTTTATTTATCAGATCATTTCGATTGTTTTTATGGGATTTCTCCCATTACTATATGGGTTACCTGCAAAATGGTTTACTCCGTGTTATTTGCTTTTTAGTCTTTTTATAGCAGTTTGTGTTTACTATTTAGTAAAGTTCTATTTGTTTTATAAAAGACTAAATGCAATAACCTTAAAAACAAAAGACAGTTTGTATGAAACCTATTTTGATATAAGGCTCAATATGGAGTTGTATAAAACCTTCGGATTTGCTTTGACTCCTTTTATGATCATTTATTTAATTGGTGTTCTTTACTTCGAACTTTCTAAAATTCCGGGTTTTATATCTAAAGAGTTTACTAATTATCAATTAATCTCATTGTTTTCGATTATGGTTTTTAGCATGCTGTTCATGGGGATTTCTTTAGAATGGTGGGTGAAAAAGTTTTATGGTAAGTATGCTGAGGAAATCAGAAAAATTATAGACGAATTAAAAGAAGAATAAAAAAACAGAACCCATCGTAATGATGGGTTTGTTGTTTATTGGTATTTTTGCACAATGGCTCACGGATATTGTGGATCGAACCGATTTGCACCGATTATCTTGTTGAGTTTTTGAAAAATAGAAAAAAACAAATCCGCGGTAAATCCGTTCAATCAGTGTTATCTGCGGTCCATATCATTATGAAAATATTCGTAACAGGAATTTCAACGGATGTTGGTAAAACCATCGCTTCCTCAATTATCGTTGAATCTTTAGAAGCCGATTATTGGAAACCCATCCAGGCAGGAGATTTAGACAACTCAGACAGTCACAAAGTAAAATCTCAAGTTTCAAATTCCAAATCGCAATTTTATCCAAATGCTTACAAGTTAAATACGCCGGCAAGTCCACATTTGGCAGCTGAAATTGATGGAATTACAATTGATTTAAAACAAATCAAGGAACCAGAAACTAATAATCATTTGGTAATTGAAGGTGCCGGAGGAATTTTTGTTCCGTTGAACGAAAGTGATACGATCATTGATTTAATTAAGCCCAATTATAAAGTAATTGTTGTTTCAAGACATTATTTAGGCAGTATCAATCATACTTTACTGACTATTGAAGCGATTCAAAATCGTGGTTTTGAAGTTGCTGGAATTATCTTTAGCGGAAGCGAAAACAAATCAACAGAAGATTTGATTCTGAATAAAACCGGCATAAAATGCATTGGAAGAATTGACGAAGAACCTTATTTTGATCAAAATGTGATTAAAGAATACGCTGATTTGTTTAGAGACAACTTATTAAAATTGTAAAATGTGGTTTGTAAAATGTAAGATGACTGCATGCTAATATGTTTTCAAGCTAAAATTGTAAAATGTATTTATGACAAGTAACAACATCACATTTTACATCTAACAGAAAAATTTTCACTACTATGACATTAACAGAAAAAGACAGCCAATACCTTTGGCATCCTTATACACAACACAAAACATCTCAAACTCCAATTGCTATTTCAAGAGGTGAAGGCGCTTTACTTTGGGACGAAAATAACAAAGAATATATTGACGCAATTGCATCTTGGTGGGTAAATCCATTTGGACACAGTAATAAATTTATTGCCGATGCAATTTATAAACAATTGACGACTTTAGAGCACGTTTTGTTTGGAGGTTTTACACACGAACCTGCCATAAAAGTAGCTGAAAGACTTATTGAGATTCTGCCTAAAAATCAGCAAAAAATATTCTTTTCAGATAATGGCTCCACAGCGGTTGAAGTAGCGATAAAAGTAGCGTTGCAGTATTTTTTCAATAAAAATGAAAAACGAACTACAATAATTGCTTTCGAAAATGCTTTTCATGGAGATACTTTTGCGGCAATGGCAGCAAGCGGAATTTCATTCTATACACAAGCTTTTCAGGGAATGTTTATAGATGTTGTCAGAATTCCGGTTCCAGTAAAAGGGCTGGAGCAGGAAAGTTTTGATGCTTTAAGAAATGTGATTCAAAATCATAATTGCGCCGGATTTATTTTTGAACCTTTGGTGCAAGGAGCAGCCGGAATGGTAATGTATGAGCCGGATGCGTTGGCAAAACTGATCCGGATTTGTAAAGAAAACAATGTGCTGACGATTGCTGATGAAGTAATGACTGGTTTTGGTAAAACCGGAAAAACCTTTGCAATGGATTATGTTTCTGAAGTACCTGATATGATTTGTTTGTCGAAAGCCTTAACAGGAGGAACGATCCCAATGGCGATTACAACTTTTACACAAGAGGTTTTTGATGCTTTTTATGATGATGATATAAATAAAGCATTATTTCACGGGCATACTTTTACAGCAAATCCTACAGGTTGTGCAGCAGCTTTGGCAAGTATCGATTTGTTGCAGACGGAGGAAATGCAAGCCAATATTGATAGAATAAATAAAAGTCATTTGAATTTTCAGAAGAAAATTGAAAATCATTCGAAGGTAATTACAGCAAGAACTTTAGGAGTTATTTTTGCAGTTGAAATTAAATCAGATTCTGAAGAAAGTTATTATGGATCAATGCGAACAAAACTCTATAATTTCTTTATAGAAAAAGGTGTTGTTTTGAGACCAGTTGGGAATATAGTTTATATTCTTCCGCCCTATATCATGACAGATGAGCAACTTCAAAAAGTATACAAAACGATTGAAGAAGCGATTGAAATGGTGTAATTGTTTTTGAACCATATAAGTAATATAAGTACATATTAATACTAGACTTAATTGAACTATTATTATTTATATGGTTTAATTAAATCTAAGAATCGCGAACTTTGGGAATAGCTTCGCGAACTTTGTAAATAAAGAAATAAAACTTTGGCTAACTTTTGCGACCTTTGCGGAAAACCTTCGTGATCTTTGCAGTTAAATAAAACGGCCTTTAGGTTAAAAATCCACAACATTGAATACAAAAATATCTATAACAGCTTTTTCTTCCATTTCTCCTTTAGGGAATAATGCTGAAGAAGTTTGGAAAAAATATCTCGATAACCAACATTGTTTCTCTAAACAATTTTTAGATCAACAAGATACTTCGGTTGCTGTTCTTGATGCTGAATCGAAGCAAATTGTTGCTGAAATTAGAGAATCAGACCCTAAATATAAATTTTTGGATGATTCGGTTTTGTTTGCTTTGGCTGCTTCTCGAAATGCAGTTAAACAGGCGGGCTGGAGTTCAGATGATATTTTCGGAATCAATATAGGTTCGTCTCGAGGAGCTACAGATTTATTCGAAAAACATTACAAAGAATATATCGACACGGGAAAAGCACAGACTTTGGCTTCGCCAACAACGACTTTAGGAAATATTTCTTCCTGGATTGCACACGATTTACAAAGTGTTGGTCCTGAAATCTCGCATTCTATTACTTGCTCAACGGCACTTCATGCTTTATTAAATGGATTTGCATGGTTGAAATCCGGAATGGCAGATAAATTTTTGGTAGGAGGAAGTGAAGCTCCCTTAACTGATTTTACGATTGCTCAAATGCGTGCTTTAAAGATATATTCGCGCATTAATCAAACCGAAGAAGCGTGGCCAAATCTCGCTTTTGATTTTGAGAAGACTCAAAATACAATGATTTTGGGTGAAGGTGCAGCAGTTTGTTGTTTAGAAGCCGGAGAGGCTGCAAATGCAATTGCTTACGTTACCGGAGTTGGATATGCAACGGAAATTTTAGAGCATAATATCTCAATTTCTGCTGAAGCAGATTGTTTTCAGAAATCGATGAAAATGGCTTTGAAGGATGAAAATTTAGACGATATTGACGTTATTGTTATGCATGCGCCTGGAACGATAAAAGGTGATTTAACAGAATTGCGTGCTATTGAAAAGGTTTTTGGTTCTAAAGTACCTTTGCTAACCACTAACAAATGGAAAATAGGGCACACTTTTGGTGCTTCGGGAATATTGAGTCTGGAGCTTGCTCTTTTAATGATGGAGAAGAATACTTTTATTGGAGTGCCGTTTGGAGAAACTCAAAATCAAACAAAACCTATTAAGAAAGTTTTGATTAACGCCGTTGGTTTTGGTGGTAATGCTGTGAGTATTTTGATTGAAAAAGCATCATAAAAAACTCGATTCCGCTCCGTTTAACAAATTTTATTCAGCTAGTCTTTCTAAGCGGAGTCAGAGACTTGTGCGTAAAATATTGTAAAGTTGAAAACTATTTGGTATTGATTTCTAATTCTTTTACCTGATCATAAACTAAATTACTTTCGTAACCACGGCGCAACATATAATCACAGAATTTTTTTCTTTTTTTAAGGGTATCTTTTTCTCGTAAATTTTCCCAACATCTTTCAGACAGCTGCTGAAAAGTAGTTTCATATTCTTCAGGAGAAATTTCTTTCAAAGCTATGGCAATATTGGTTGAAGAAATTTGTCTCGCTTTTAATTCATTTTTTATTCTGATAATTCCCCATTGTTTTATTCTGTGTTTGCCTCTGGCAAAACTGCAGGCAAAACGAGTCTCGTTTAGAAAATCACTTTCAATTAGTTGAACCACAATTTGTTCCGTTTCGTCGCTGGTCATTTTTAAACTATATAATTTCGAAACTACCTCTGAATGACAACGCTCCTGATAGGCACAAAAGTGCTCAAGTTTGAGTAAGGCTTCTTTTGGGGTGCAGATTGATTTCATGAGTTTTTTCTTTCTTTTTAACTAATTATCCTAAAAATAATCATTTAGTCGTTGGTATTCAATCGTTTTATTTCGTTTTTCTTAAAAATAAAATTTGCTAAAATGTTGTGTGTGTGCAGAATTATAATATTTTTGTACGCGATTTTGAAAAGTTATAATCTGCATAAAAACAGAATTTTAACTTTAATTTTTCAGTTTAAAAGCCAAATTTAAAGTATTGTATTTAAAGATGCAGTACTATTTCATTTCTTTTAATGCCAAAAACAAATCTAATACCACGCCTATATGATCCGAAAATTACTTTATTTTATTGTGTTCTTTTTTTCTTTTTTATTTAGTTATGGGCAATCTGCCAGTAATTATTGTTTTTCTGCAAGATCAGGAACTTATACAGCTTTAACAGGGGCTACTTCTGTAAGTGGCTTAGCAGCTACAGATGATGATGCAATTTCTAATTCAGTAGCGATTCCTTTTAATTTCTTATTCGGAGGATCAGCATATAATCAAATGAGAGTCTCGAGTAATGGCTGGCTTAGTTTTGGAAATCCCTCAATTTCTAACAACCAAAACTATAATAATACTTCAAATAACGCTGGACAATCAAAACCTATTTTATTTCCTTTGTGGGATGATTTACAGAACAGAACAATTCCAAGGTATGTAGTTACCGGATCTGCTCCAAACAGAATTTTTAAACTTGAATGGTCGCAACAGGAATGGGATTTTAATGCGAATAATGATGTTATTTCTTTTCAGGTATGGCTTTATGAAACTACTAATGTAATTGAGTATTATTATACCGGAGGAGCAACCCCTGTAAGTAATGGATCTGCTTCTATAGGGATTTATGACTCGAATGATACTTTTTTGACGTTAAATAATTCAACAACTGCACCAACTGCACAGTCGTCAACTTTTAATGCAAATATTAATAGTAAACCAGCAAATGGTCAGATTTATAGCTTTACTCCACCAGTAACTGTTTCGCAAGCAGGACCTGATCAATATAAAACTACTCCATTTACATTAGCAGCCAATACTCCGGGAAGTGGTAATACAGGAACATGGTCAATAGTGAGTGGTCCAAATCTTTCAACAAGTCAGTTTGCTAGTGGCGATACTTCAAATCCAACGTCTACATTTACACCTTCGGGATCAGGAA harbors:
- a CDS encoding regulatory protein RecX is translated as MKSICTPKEALLKLEHFCAYQERCHSEVVSKLYSLKMTSDETEQIVVQLIESDFLNETRFACSFARGKHRIKQWGIIRIKNELKARQISSTNIAIALKEISPEEYETTFQQLSERCWENLREKDTLKKRKKFCDYMLRRGYESNLVYDQVKELEINTK
- a CDS encoding beta-ketoacyl synthase N-terminal-like domain-containing protein, whose product is MNTKISITAFSSISPLGNNAEEVWKKYLDNQHCFSKQFLDQQDTSVAVLDAESKQIVAEIRESDPKYKFLDDSVLFALAASRNAVKQAGWSSDDIFGINIGSSRGATDLFEKHYKEYIDTGKAQTLASPTTTLGNISSWIAHDLQSVGPEISHSITCSTALHALLNGFAWLKSGMADKFLVGGSEAPLTDFTIAQMRALKIYSRINQTEEAWPNLAFDFEKTQNTMILGEGAAVCCLEAGEAANAIAYVTGVGYATEILEHNISISAEADCFQKSMKMALKDENLDDIDVIVMHAPGTIKGDLTELRAIEKVFGSKVPLLTTNKWKIGHTFGASGILSLELALLMMEKNTFIGVPFGETQNQTKPIKKVLINAVGFGGNAVSILIEKAS
- the bioA gene encoding adenosylmethionine--8-amino-7-oxononanoate transaminase, which gives rise to MTLTEKDSQYLWHPYTQHKTSQTPIAISRGEGALLWDENNKEYIDAIASWWVNPFGHSNKFIADAIYKQLTTLEHVLFGGFTHEPAIKVAERLIEILPKNQQKIFFSDNGSTAVEVAIKVALQYFFNKNEKRTTIIAFENAFHGDTFAAMAASGISFYTQAFQGMFIDVVRIPVPVKGLEQESFDALRNVIQNHNCAGFIFEPLVQGAAGMVMYEPDALAKLIRICKENNVLTIADEVMTGFGKTGKTFAMDYVSEVPDMICLSKALTGGTIPMAITTFTQEVFDAFYDDDINKALFHGHTFTANPTGCAAALASIDLLQTEEMQANIDRINKSHLNFQKKIENHSKVITARTLGVIFAVEIKSDSEESYYGSMRTKLYNFFIEKGVVLRPVGNIVYILPPYIMTDEQLQKVYKTIEEAIEMV
- a CDS encoding RNA polymerase sigma factor — protein: MKDKEQEFLNRIEKHKGILYKVSKMYMDNADDQQDLFQEIICQLWKSYDSFRNESQFSTWMYRVAVNTAIVFLKKEKRKVDKYEIASENIKEDEGDSHVKESQIDHFYKAVQKLEKIDKAIIFYQLEGFSHKEIGDNLGISEGNARVKLNRAKEKLKEIIKNQGYGF
- a CDS encoding TraB/GumN family protein; the encoded protein is MKNIFTSAIVVIAFIFNAATQAQSQSPKLENSLLWEVSGNGLSKPSYLYGTIHMICSGDYFLSEKTKKAFDASEKLVLEINFNDPKEMAELQQLAMGKEPLSKRLSPEQLAKLDVILKKSAGLTIQQVDSFSLMTVMSLISMKTFGCADLKFYEMDFSESAKKRKEQIVGLETVKSQFKSLEDAYSDSEMIAMLEESDAEETKQLVTDYKQENLEDLYKITTAENIMNAKAKKYMLDERNINWVKTLPDMMKKESLFVAVGSAHLAGDLGVINLLKKAGYTVKPVMN
- the bioD gene encoding dethiobiotin synthase, whose amino-acid sequence is MKIFVTGISTDVGKTIASSIIVESLEADYWKPIQAGDLDNSDSHKVKSQVSNSKSQFYPNAYKLNTPASPHLAAEIDGITIDLKQIKEPETNNHLVIEGAGGIFVPLNESDTIIDLIKPNYKVIVVSRHYLGSINHTLLTIEAIQNRGFEVAGIIFSGSENKSTEDLILNKTGIKCIGRIDEEPYFDQNVIKEYADLFRDNLLKL